In Trifolium pratense cultivar HEN17-A07 linkage group LG7, ARS_RC_1.1, whole genome shotgun sequence, a genomic segment contains:
- the LOC123896216 gene encoding uncharacterized protein LOC123896216, which produces MHSLESTSNLGVFFSFSKDGSGTSNWDTGTHLELVSKPVSAVDLYLYLYRRRRPLSHSSSLSHSLAVVLSAVVLSLTRQIELQIEAFSKSNPKSNSKSKLSPASTLTNGTLSFPLTSIQVCGIWFRFSILRIFDHLTIMYPGGYTAAITNLSPRATESDVHNFFGYCGVIERVDVIRSSDYESIAYVTFKDAYALDTALLLNVRLLTSLFDFMDQLNT; this is translated from the exons ATGCATTCGTTAGAGTCTACCTCGAATTTGGGTGTGTTTTTCTCATTTTCCAAAGATGGAAGTGGGACTAGTAATTGGGACACTGGTACTCACCTTGAGCTTGTCTCCAAACCCGTCTC CGCCGTCGACCTCTACCTCTACCTCTACCGGCGCCGTCGACCTTTATCTCATTCgtcttctctctctcactcgctCGCAGTCGTCCTAAGCGCCgtcgtcctctctctcactcgTCAAATCGaactccaaatcgaagcttTCTCCAAATCGAACCCCAAATCGaactccaaatcgaagcttTCTCCGGCCTCTACTCTCACGAACGGAACCTTGTCTTTCCCTCTCACATCGATTCag GTTTGTGGAATCTGGTTCCGTTTTTCCATTTTGAGAATCTTCGATCACTTGACAATTATGTATCCTGGTGGTTATACTGCTGCAATTACAAACTTATCTCCAAGAGCTACAGAATCTGATGTACACAATTTTTTTGGATACTGTGGTGTAATTGAGCGTGTCGACGTAATAAG ATCCAGTGATTATGAGTCTATTGCATATGTGACTTTTAAGGATGCTTATGCCCTGGACACTGCATTATTGCTGAATGTAAGACTCTTAACTTCTTTGTTTGATTTCATGGATCAACTTAATACATAA